GAAATCTCGGCCGTACGCTCGGCCTCTTCGCGCGGGGCGCTCAGGAGGTCGTGGGCACGCTGGACGCGGGCTTTCTGCTTGGTCGTCCGGGCCTTCGCGCCGCGCCGGAGCCAGGCCAGCTCGCGCCGGGCGAGGTTGTCGCGCGTCCGCTGCTCGGCGGCGCGGACCTCGGCCTGCGCCGCCTTCGCCTCGAGGTACTTCGTGTAGTTGCCCTCGAACCGCTGCGCCGTGCCCCGGTCGATCTCCAGCATCCAGTCTACCGCGCGGTCGAGGAAGTAGCGGTCGTGGGTGACGAGCAGCAGCGCGCCGGTGTAGCGGCGGAGGGTTGCTTCGAGCCAGCCAACGGTCTCGGCGTCGAGGTGGTTGGTGGGCTCGTCGAGGATGAGGAGGTCGGGCTGCTCGACGAGGGCGCGGGCCAGGGCGACGCGCTTGCGCTGTCCCCCGGAGAGCGCGTCGACGGGTGCCTCGGTGTCGGCGATGCCGAGGCGGTCGAGCACGGCGCGGGCGCTCGTCTCCAGGTCCCACCCACCGGCCGCGTCGAGCCGGTGCGACAGGTCGGCAACGCGCGCGGCGAGGGCCTCGCCCGTGCCGTCGGAGGCCTCAAGGCGGCGGAGGGCAGCCTCGTAGTCGCGGAGGAGCCGCATCGCCGGGCCGTCCCCTGCGAAGACGGCGTCGAGGACCGTCTGCCCGGGCGCGAACGCCGGCTCCTGCGCGAGGTAGCCGACCGTGTGGGCACTCGGCCGCTGGACCGTCCCGCTGTCGGGCGGCTCGACGCCTGCGATGATGCGGAGGAGCGTCGTCTTGCCTGACCCGTTGGCCCCGATCACGCCCATCTTGCCGCCGTCTTCCAGGCTGAAGGAGACGTCGTCCAGGAGGGGCTTGACGCCGTAGTGTTTGCGGACCGAGTCGAGCGTGAGCGCGGGCATTCCCAACGGTACCACCGCAGCGGCTGGGCAGTGGCAGCGCAGCGGGCTATTCACCCGGACTCCGAAATCTCCCGCACCGGCTGACACAGAAAAGCGGTGCCCCCTCCGAAGAGCGAGCACCGCCTGCCTGGCAGGGTCGTGTGCCCCGGCTAGCGGACGAGCGTGATGCGCTGCGTCTGGCGGAAGCGTCCGGCTTCGACCTGGTAGATGTAGACCCCGCTCGGGAGGCCGGCGGCGTCCCACTCGACCTCGTGGGTGCCGGCGGCCTGCGGGGTGTCGACGAGCGTCGCTACGCGGCGGCCCGTCACGTCGTAGACCTCGACGCGCACGGTGGCGGCCTCGGCGAGGTCGTAGCTCAGCGTCGTCTGCGCCGCGAACGGGTTCGGGTAGCTCGGGCGGAGCACGAAGCCGGCAGCCAACCGCCCGTCCTCGTTCGAGACGGGCGGGTTGACCGTGATGTCCACGGCGACGACGATCTCGGGGTTGTCTTCGTCGTCCGTCGTGATGACGAGTTGGGCCTGGTACGTGCCCGGCTCGGCGTCGGTGGCGTCGACCGTGACCGAGATCTCCTGGGAGCTCGCGGCGTCCACGGTGCCGGCGTCCGGGTCCACGCTGAGGACGATGGGATCGTTGCTGGCTTCGGTCGTGATCGTCACGTCGTCGACGAAGAAGTTCGTCACGGTGGCTGCCGACCCGTCCTGGGTGGACTCGAAGCGGAGCGTGTGGCTCTGGCCGTCGGCGAAGCTCGAGATGTCCACCACCACCTCGGTGTAGTCTCGGAACGACATTGTGTCAGCCTCGGTCGCCGAGAAAACGACGTCGCTGTCCATCAGGACATCGAAGGTGCCGGGGCTGTCGCCGACCGGGATGCGCAGCCAGAACGCGAGAGTCGCTGTACCGTTCGGGATCGTCACGTCTTGGTCGATGGAGCCGGTCTCGGCCGCCTCAGCGCCGCCGAACCAGGCCCACCAGGTGCCGGTGCGGGGCTGGAAGTCGGCGTTGTTGGGTGCGCACACGGCGCTCGTGCAGAGCGGCGTGCCGAAGTTCGAGGAGGCCTCGCCCCACGACCCGTTCGGGGTTCCGCCCTCGAAGCTGCCGTCGGCGACGATCTCGCCGCCGCGCCACGGGGTGCCCTCGGTCGGCGGCATCAGGCCGCGCAGCGCTTTGGAGGCGGTGCCCCGGTGGCGGACAGGAGCGTCCGCTGTCGCCCGGGGGGCCGGCAGGATGACCGTGGCGATGCTGTACGTGCCCTCGGTGTCGCCGTCGTTGGTCAGGGTCAGCGTCTCGGCGTCCGAGACGGTGCCCGTGTCGACGGTGAACGAGAGCATCCCTGGGTCCACGCTGAAGGACGGGGCCGCGTTGGGCGTCTCGTCCTCGAACGATCCGTCC
Above is a genomic segment from Bacteroidota bacterium containing:
- a CDS encoding T9SS type A sorting domain-containing protein, coding for MATPSTVAQDEPAIQDGSFEDETPNAAPSFSVDPGMLSFTVDTGTVSDAETLTLTNDGDTEGTYSIATVILPAPRATADAPVRHRGTASKALRGLMPPTEGTPWRGGEIVADGSFEGGTPNGSWGEASSNFGTPLCTSAVCAPNNADFQPRTGTWWAWFGGAEAAETGSIDQDVTIPNGTATLAFWLRIPVGDSPGTFDVLMDSDVVFSATEADTMSFRDYTEVVVDISSFADGQSHTLRFESTQDGSAATVTNFFVDDVTITTEASNDPIVLSVDPDAGTVDAASSQEISVTVDATDAEPGTYQAQLVITTDDEDNPEIVVAVDITVNPPVSNEDGRLAAGFVLRPSYPNPFAAQTTLSYDLAEAATVRVEVYDVTGRRVATLVDTPQAAGTHEVEWDAAGLPSGVYIYQVEAGRFRQTQRITLVR